AGCAAATGAATTAAGGAGATGTTATGGAAAAAATAAAAAACATAGCTTTAGTAGCACATGATAACCGCAAGAAAGACTTGCTCGAATGGGTTGAATGGAATTACACATCAATAATTGCACATAAATTAATTTGCACCGGAACAACAGGGATGATGGTCGAGCAAGTTCTCAAAAAGAAACTTGAGAAAGAAGATGCTGATTTTAACATCATAAAACTGAAATCAGGCCCGCTTGGTGGTGACCAGCAACTGGGCGCCATGATTGCCGAAGGTAAAATCGATATAATTATATTCCTCTGGGATCCAATGCAGCCTCAACCTCACGATGTCGATGTGAAGGCCTTATTGCGAATTGCTGTCCTTTATAACATCCCTACAGCATGTAATCGTGCCACAGCAGATTTCCTGATTTCATCATCATTGATAGGTCAAGAATACACTCCTGTAACAAAAAATTATGAATCATATATTAAAAGAGATCTTAACTTGCAACAGTGAATCTCCCCGACGCCGGTTGGGGAGATTCACTGTCCTTTATCTCTACACAATCGGAAGCCGTGAAAATTTCCGCAAAAAGCTGAAAAAATGCCTGTAGTGTAAGATTACAGATGATCAATGGATTATTGTTATTGGCGAACCGACTTTGCCATGAGTGATATTGCAATATCCAGATCTTC
This genomic window from bacterium BMS3Abin08 contains:
- the mgsA_2 gene encoding methylglyoxal synthase; its protein translation is MEKIKNIALVAHDNRKKDLLEWVEWNYTSIIAHKLICTGTTGMMVEQVLKKKLEKEDADFNIIKLKSGPLGGDQQLGAMIAEGKIDIIIFLWDPMQPQPHDVDVKALLRIAVLYNIPTACNRATADFLISSSLIGQEYTPVTKNYESYIKRDLNLQQ